One window from the genome of Nicotiana tomentosiformis chromosome 5, ASM39032v3, whole genome shotgun sequence encodes:
- the LOC138892182 gene encoding uncharacterized protein — MFFRKFVPQTLRDMWYTEFEQLRQGTMTVSEYAIRFSELSRHAPTLVPTVRKRVRRFIKGLSYDLKFSMAQELQTDTPFQQVVEIARILEHIRGEERENKDTKRSRGSVGFSGFYPSAMTYHGGGSGYRPVQSALQTTLGSPVSSFSAPTVRGSYSDYFSYPAQTRYEQPRPQRGHYECGDTRHIMRDCPRLGRGRFYQSTQAMGSIPVSTPPAQLVRSGG, encoded by the coding sequence ATGTTTTTTAGgaagtttgttccccagacccttcgggatatGTGGTATACAGAGTTTGAGCAactgcgtcagggcaccatgacggtgtcagagtatgccatcaggttcagtgagttatcccgtcatgcacctactttggttcctacagttagaaagcgagtccgcagattcattaagGGGCTTAGTTATGATCTTAAATTCAGCATGGCTCAGGAGTTgcagactgatactccatttcagcaggtggtggaGATTGCCAGGATATTAGAGCATATTCGGGGTGAGGAGAGGGAGAATAAAGacaccaagaggtctcgaggttctgtAGGGTTCAGTGGATTCTATCCTTCAGCTATGACCTATCATGGTGGAGGCTCGGGCTATCGACCAGTCCAGTCCGCACTTCAAACTACTCTTGGTTCTCCAGTTAGTTCTTTTAGTGCACCAACAGTACGAGGTTCCTACAGCGATTATtttagttatccggcacagactcgaTATGAACAGCCACGCCCGCAAAGGGGTcattatgagtgtggtgataccaggcacatcatgagagattgtcccagactcgggAGGGGCAGATTTTATCAGAGCACTCAGGCTATGGGCTCTATTCCAGTttctactccacctgcacagctagTTAGGAGTGGAGGATAG